A section of the Pseudobacteriovorax antillogorgiicola genome encodes:
- a CDS encoding flagellar motor protein MotB encodes MEDFELSRKKSSDESWLLSYADLITNLLIFFVALFSAMEMSRVKMQQIQEALAGQSATYSLKELQGDLESHIEAQGYQEIVSANLTDRGVIIALNSGIVFPSGSAEIDDRFKAILGDVMAQVLPYSGKYDFAVEGHTDSTPIKAGSRYRSNWELGSARAHVVREHLEVVGIPRTKLHVEGYADTRPLQGLNGDSLSEKELKDRQRRVMIRIY; translated from the coding sequence ATGGAAGATTTTGAATTATCGAGAAAAAAATCGAGCGACGAGTCGTGGCTCCTATCCTATGCAGATTTGATTACTAATCTCCTGATTTTCTTTGTAGCCCTTTTTTCCGCGATGGAAATGAGCCGAGTCAAGATGCAGCAGATTCAGGAGGCCCTTGCTGGGCAGTCTGCTACCTATAGCTTGAAGGAGCTTCAAGGTGACCTTGAGTCTCATATCGAAGCGCAGGGTTATCAGGAGATTGTCTCTGCGAACCTAACCGATCGTGGTGTGATTATTGCCCTTAATTCAGGGATTGTGTTTCCTTCGGGCTCTGCTGAGATCGACGATCGCTTCAAGGCTATCCTTGGCGATGTGATGGCTCAAGTTTTGCCCTATTCAGGTAAATATGATTTTGCCGTCGAAGGTCATACCGACTCCACACCTATAAAGGCTGGGAGTCGCTATCGAAGCAACTGGGAGCTAGGCAGTGCTAGAGCCCACGTGGTTCGTGAGCACCTTGAAGTAGTCGGAATACCAAGAACTAAGCTTCATGTCGAAGGCTATGCTGATACCCGTCCTTTACAAGGACTTAATGGGGACAGCCTATCGGAAAAAGAACTAAAAGATCGTCAGCGTCGCGTGATGATTCGCATTTATTAA